From one Notolabrus celidotus isolate fNotCel1 chromosome 24, fNotCel1.pri, whole genome shotgun sequence genomic stretch:
- the LOC117808093 gene encoding coiled-coil domain-containing protein 122-like isoform X2, whose translation MSNFKDNEDEDQPGLSLTKAVEDVSHHGYAQTVALEEKQKILSSLQLTLKNVALEDEAVEQDLKANVRDTLLLKGEMEQLGQQVTALYGRCVSISKDISNLQVDISEEEEKAGVALEGFNTYRNKMETHRAAALRAASQTEAKKELEEKRELVRMLKEKKEELREDLENPYGNTVQMKEIAALNEEISVMSKTIEEKREKLHEESTLHTHIKKDIAIQNKRYEAIVRRLHCQMSRAQGVHRQLSADIHHLERQLDELKRQQESSQGLAVGGH comes from the exons AGGACCAACCTGGGCTGTCATTGACCAAGGCTGTAGAGGATGTGAGTCATCATGGGTACGCCCAGACTGTGGCCCTGGAGGAGAAACAGAAGATCCTCAGCTCCTTGCAG TTGACTCTTAAAAATGTTGCGCTGGAGGATGAGGCGGTGGAGCAGGATCTGAAAGCCAATGTGAGGGATACCCTTCTGCTGAAAGGAGAGATGGAGCAGCTGGGCCAGCAGGTCACAGCACTGTATGGTCGCTGTGTTTCCATCAGCAAGGACATCAGCAATCTCCAGGTGGACAtaagcgaggaggaggagaaggctgGTGTGGCACTGGAAGGTTTCAACACTTACAGAAACAAGATGGAgactcacagagctgctgctctGCGTGCTGCGAGCCAGACAGAGGCCAAgaaagagctggaggagaagagggagctGGTTAGGAtgctgaaggagaagaaagaggagctgaGGGAAGATTTAGAGAATCCCTATGGAAACACGGTGCAGATG AAAGAGATCGCTGCTCTTAATGAGGAGATCTCTGTGATGAGTAAGACTAttgaggagaagagggagaaacTGCATGAAGAGTCCACGCTTCACACTcacataaagaaagacatagCG ATCCAGAACAAGCGCTATGAAGCCATCGTCAGGCGCCTCCACTGCCAGATGAGCAGAGCACAGGGAGTCCACAG GCAGCTGTCTGCAGATATCCACCACTTGGAGAGGCAGCTTGATGAGCTCAAGAGGCAGCAGGAGTCATCTCAGGGCTTGGCGGTTGGTGGTCATTAA
- the LOC117808093 gene encoding coiled-coil domain-containing protein 122-like isoform X3: MSNFKDNEDEDQPGLSLTKAVEDVSHHGYAQTVALEEKQKILSSLQLTLKNVALEDEAVEQDLKANVRDTLLLKGEMEQLGQQVTALYGRCVSISKDISNLQVDISEEEEKAGVALEGFNTYRNKMETHRAAALRAASQTEAKKELEEKRELVRMLKEKKEELREDLENPYGNTKEIAALNEEISVMSKTIEEKREKLHEESTLHTHIKKDIAIQNKRYEAIVRRLHCQMSRAQGVHRQLSADIHHLERQLDELKRQQESSQGLAVGGH, translated from the exons AGGACCAACCTGGGCTGTCATTGACCAAGGCTGTAGAGGATGTGAGTCATCATGGGTACGCCCAGACTGTGGCCCTGGAGGAGAAACAGAAGATCCTCAGCTCCTTGCAG TTGACTCTTAAAAATGTTGCGCTGGAGGATGAGGCGGTGGAGCAGGATCTGAAAGCCAATGTGAGGGATACCCTTCTGCTGAAAGGAGAGATGGAGCAGCTGGGCCAGCAGGTCACAGCACTGTATGGTCGCTGTGTTTCCATCAGCAAGGACATCAGCAATCTCCAGGTGGACAtaagcgaggaggaggagaaggctgGTGTGGCACTGGAAGGTTTCAACACTTACAGAAACAAGATGGAgactcacagagctgctgctctGCGTGCTGCGAGCCAGACAGAGGCCAAgaaagagctggaggagaagagggagctGGTTAGGAtgctgaaggagaagaaagaggagctgaGGGAAGATTTAGAGAATCCCTATGGAAACACG AAAGAGATCGCTGCTCTTAATGAGGAGATCTCTGTGATGAGTAAGACTAttgaggagaagagggagaaacTGCATGAAGAGTCCACGCTTCACACTcacataaagaaagacatagCG ATCCAGAACAAGCGCTATGAAGCCATCGTCAGGCGCCTCCACTGCCAGATGAGCAGAGCACAGGGAGTCCACAG GCAGCTGTCTGCAGATATCCACCACTTGGAGAGGCAGCTTGATGAGCTCAAGAGGCAGCAGGAGTCATCTCAGGGCTTGGCGGTTGGTGGTCATTAA
- the LOC117808093 gene encoding coiled-coil domain-containing protein 122-like isoform X1, whose protein sequence is MSNFKDNEDEDQPGLSLTKAVEDVSHHGYAQTVALEEKQKILSSLQLTLKNVALEDEAVEQDLKANVRDTLLLKGEMEQLGQQVTALYGRCVSISKDISNLQVDISEEEEKAGVALEGFNTYRNKMETHRAAALRAASQTEAKKELEEKRELVRMLKEKKEELREDLENPYGNTVQMVKKEIAALNEEISVMSKTIEEKREKLHEESTLHTHIKKDIAIQNKRYEAIVRRLHCQMSRAQGVHRQLSADIHHLERQLDELKRQQESSQGLAVGGH, encoded by the exons AGGACCAACCTGGGCTGTCATTGACCAAGGCTGTAGAGGATGTGAGTCATCATGGGTACGCCCAGACTGTGGCCCTGGAGGAGAAACAGAAGATCCTCAGCTCCTTGCAG TTGACTCTTAAAAATGTTGCGCTGGAGGATGAGGCGGTGGAGCAGGATCTGAAAGCCAATGTGAGGGATACCCTTCTGCTGAAAGGAGAGATGGAGCAGCTGGGCCAGCAGGTCACAGCACTGTATGGTCGCTGTGTTTCCATCAGCAAGGACATCAGCAATCTCCAGGTGGACAtaagcgaggaggaggagaaggctgGTGTGGCACTGGAAGGTTTCAACACTTACAGAAACAAGATGGAgactcacagagctgctgctctGCGTGCTGCGAGCCAGACAGAGGCCAAgaaagagctggaggagaagagggagctGGTTAGGAtgctgaaggagaagaaagaggagctgaGGGAAGATTTAGAGAATCCCTATGGAAACACGGTGCAGATGGTGAAG AAAGAGATCGCTGCTCTTAATGAGGAGATCTCTGTGATGAGTAAGACTAttgaggagaagagggagaaacTGCATGAAGAGTCCACGCTTCACACTcacataaagaaagacatagCG ATCCAGAACAAGCGCTATGAAGCCATCGTCAGGCGCCTCCACTGCCAGATGAGCAGAGCACAGGGAGTCCACAG GCAGCTGTCTGCAGATATCCACCACTTGGAGAGGCAGCTTGATGAGCTCAAGAGGCAGCAGGAGTCATCTCAGGGCTTGGCGGTTGGTGGTCATTAA